The Mercenaria mercenaria strain notata chromosome 1, MADL_Memer_1, whole genome shotgun sequence nucleotide sequence agcgcgctgtcatcagacagctcttgttttcccaTGAAACATATTCAAGAGTGATTCAGATGAACTTCAAGCTTTCTTCAAAATTAAGTTGCAAGcaataagtataaattaaataaaaaaatccatcTTTTTGTCTACAGTATATTTTCCATATATCCATGTATCATTTGCAGGCAGACCACAGTCAGTTCCTACCTTTGTTTGATGCAGTTTCAGAATTGAACCCTGATAGTGTACATCACCAGGACCTCTGTGTGACCTCCAATCTTGGGCATGAAACTACATACAAGGTTTACCAAAAAACTTTCAACAGGTAATTACAGTGCTGTAACAATTATCCATTATATACTAGAGCAttttttcaagtagtttctgtACTATGTGTATTAATGTAAAGCATGCAATGTTAGCGGGGTTGTTTTAAACGAGGGCATATTAGTTAAGTAATTacagtttaaaatatattctttctTATCATTTTGTCCATTTAGAATgtagaaaaagataaaatcacaaacaaaaaggtcctttttaaaagtatttactaATTAGAGATTGAGTtccatgaaaaagaaaacatatgtaTATACCTGAAtctaatttttttataaattcagtTTGACCATTTACATAATTTTTTCAGTATGTATGCCACATGTAGTAAAGGTAGCGGAGGACTGACAGTGTGTAATCTGCCCTATGGTATACTAGTGTGTACATATAGTGGTCACACACGGGCAGGAGACGCAGTGAAAGCTATAGAGAAATTCTGTGACATCATGAGAAGATGACTTCCCATTCATATTTGATATGGAGCTGACACAAAACTTGTTTATCAGTTATTCTTTTGAGTTGGAGCAGTTTGTTAACAGCAAGAAAATAGCAAAGAAAATgctgtaaaattttataaacaaaaatcgcgagaatgttgaaacattttttttatcagcaGCAAACACTTCATCTTTGAAAGATATAATTTGGTTTTTGTTGATACTAAGGTTAAGTTGAGACAATTGATCTACGCATAATTAAGTAAGAAATTTCCTAACACCATCCCGTAAGGTGCCATTGTTTTGGAAATTAAGGTATCTTTATAGAGCAGCATAACTGATTTGAGTGTGAAACAGGGTCATACATGCCAGTCGGTACTTGATATAAGGTGTACCATAAGAGAATGCTATTGACactttaaaatttatcattttgattCAACAGACATTAGATTATGTTGCGTCATACAAGTTTATATctgtgaaaagaaatatttatgaacttGTATAACTCCTCATATTGTATGATTGTGAAACAGGACGTATTATCTGATCACATAAGGCTGCACGTGGGTGGGTGACATACACAATACTTGCGTGCTGTCTAACTTAGCTGCTCTtgtccagtgttcaccaaacttggccagaatgtttattgGCACATTTTATCAGCCAGGACTGAGGTTCAATACACAGCTGGATCCTTCAAGTCActctggagttattgcccttgaattactcaaaattgctAAAATTGACAGCTTCTGCTCTCTAATTTAAGCATTTCTTACCCAGTGTTCACCAAATTGCATCCCAGTGTTTATCATAATATGTCAGCCAAGATTACTAACCATCCAGATTGTTCCTCTAGctcttgaattactgaaaattgcGGAAGTTGATGGTGTCTGCTGTCTGTCTTGAGTTGTTCTTATACAGTGTTCAACAAACTTTGTCATGGTGTTTGTGGGCTTAATACCTCAGACAAGATTGATAACCAGCCAATAAGTCCCAGTCACTCTGGAGTTaatgcccttgaattacttagaATTGCAAGTTTAGTGTCTCTTCAAAACTTAGTAGTTCTATctagtgttcaccaaacttgtttaTGGGTATATTGTATTGCCCACATTTGATAACCAGTAGTTTTTGTGTGGATCTGGAGTTATTGTCCTTAAATCAGTTGAAATGGAATAAGTAGAGTATTTAAACAGTCAGGTGTAATGTGGTGTGACAGGCATATATTTTGACAGTTGACAGTCATGTATAGATGTACAATAACCTGTTAAACCTGTTGTAATGTCTCAAAATAGGTGTGCTTAGTGTTACTGTTTCATTACAGTTTATTGTCAAaagaaaattatgaacatttttttatttgaatttgtcaATATCACTGTgtgtatatttcatgaatttaaaaaattgtaaaatgtgtcTATAGAAAATTTGTGAGTGAACTGAAATCTTTTGTTGTAACTGCTGATCAATGTCTATATTCTTCCAATTTGAATTTCAGACAGTTGACAAAGAATGAAATTCTAGGTAGCGGTTGGTTTTCATACAAGCAAAGGAGCAGTACAGGAAACATAAGACTACCAGTTACTGAGGgatttttaatgtttcctttAAGTTTTATCATTGAAAAATGACTTATTCTTGTATGTAAATTCATTAAATGAATTGGTGTTTCATATTGATGTATATACCGGTAGCTTCACACAAATTtacttacatgtactttgtttaAAACAAAGTTGTTTATACTATTGTTTCATACATACCTGTATAACATGTTATTtaataaaatcacatttaaatTTAGACCATTGCGACttattctttttcagaaaattattttacacaCACATGCATGTACACGCACCACACACTCCCAAAATGCAAACTGCTTTTTCTTGGATTGTGAGAATGGTATGTAGTAATACAATTGCctatttttgtacatatattttcattttgaaaatttgctaCCATTTTGACTGTACTGCAGTAAACTTCACTTCTGACaagaatacatatatgtataccGTAATACCAAACAACTGAGCCTTGGATTTGGgtcaaatgcatttattttaaacCTCTTGaagcatattttataaatttggAGCAATCAAGATGAGGTGCAAAACCTCAGAAATTGCACCAGCCCAAGGTCAACATCACAGCAAAGGTCAGAGTGAGTTGAAAAACGTTTGGCCGACTTATTTGGAACAGGCtccaataaaaaaattgtaacaaattaGAAATTTGTTCTCATGTGACCATTGTATGCCGGGGTGTTTGTATAACCCAAAACATTTGCCCCTTATGTTACCGGCATATCCCAGGTTAGATGAAACAGACTAGCCTTATGATGGATcagtgttctccagttattgagccTGTCGACTCAGAATCTGCAAAGCTTTACAAGGGTTGAAAATTTCATTGCAGCCATAACATGTACATTGAAATGCAAGCAACAAAACTTCATACTGATGTACCCTATTtgcaatattttctatatatatataaagataacATACATAGAAAGCAAGTACAGTGATGACCAAACAACAATGACGTTACTGTAGTCAGAAACCAACATATTTGCTACTAAATAGTAACAAGCATTAGGCTTTTATTAGCACTACATGGCAAACTTTTGCATGTGACGACACTGCTCAAATTTTTGTGGTAGATGATGGAAAGACTTcacaatattaaaatttcatacaaTTTCTTACATGGTTTTGATGTTGTCTTGATATTTGGTAATCATGATAattgttttactgtttttttttccgttCATGAAACAGTCCTGTTTTTTGTATGGTGTGAAATGATGCCAGTGATGTACTTTTGAACTTTTCTTTTTAACAACAAGCattcttagaaaatattattacctGTGTAATCAGACTTTATAAGTATCTTGacacatattttgtaaaagtaaaacaataaatttcTGTGCATTGGACACAGTGACATTTCTTCTGGATCAGCCCTCATAAAGGCTTTTTCTTTGAAAGGTGTAATGAGAGGAGCAGTGAAGGTGAATAAGAACTAGAGTTTTCACCAAATGTAATTCATATCCCCACCAAgttggaaaaaatgttaaaatggtgAAAAACAGTACTCCTTGCATCTTTTGAATACTATCCACTGCACCTTTTTGTACAATTTTGGaggtaattttatatatacattcaagaaagagttatggttcttgtttttctatttcagtttGATCTAGCATTGGTTTCAGAGATTTTTAAAGGAATTAacaattttttctaaattttctaagtaaaattcaaataatttgccAAATGAAAATGaagagttattgaacttgacATGTAAACAATCACTATGATCTTAAAGTTTGTggaaatttaaatcatttcagaaattttaaaagaaatgtcaattttAGGGCATTTTCAAGGtggaaaaggggaaataattttgtcAGAGTTTTGGGGCCTGCTGAATGGACTTCTGATTCTGTAATATATTCATTGATTTCAGAGATgttcaaagaaaacataaattttgCCACATTTTCCATgtcaaaaggggaataattttgtaaaaatataaggCAGAGTGATGAAACTTGATATTTAAACTTACATTAAAATCtcaaatgtttgtgtgaaatttcaatcaaatgCATGAATAGatttctgaaatattgaaataaatgttaatttaaatGAAACAGGGAGATAATTTTGTTATCACAAAAGTTAAGATTATGGGAATCAGTATATGAACTTGTCTTATGATCCTGCAAACATGTTGTAAATTTTAATATGATATCTTAATTGGTCTCAAAGATGGGACAGGagaaagttatttctatatatcACCCCCTAAAGTTTGGTGGGAGTATAATAATGGTACTGTCAGTTTTCTCACATTTATACGGATGCTTTGAATACAGGTGAAGGCAATGCCAACTTTTACACAGCAGTAAGTCTGTAACACAATAAACTAACACAACACCATCACAGAGATATTTCTTTATTCATCAAAGCCTATATCATTCCAGACTTAACAATAAGACTAcagtatttatcaaaataaaaagtatacAAATAAAAACCTATATTTAATCATATACATACATAGTTTAAAACCAAACATATACACCAaagtataaaaaagaaagaatccaaaaaaaaatcgagaaaaagaaataaaaaaaaaaacaattaaatatagAAAAAGCTCTAAAGTCCAAAGCCCCATTGTGTTGTCTAAATGAAGTGGTCTCTACATTTAACTCTGCAATGTTAAAAAAATCTAGTAAAATATGGAAGCACTCTAAATTTTCAAATGCATGATTGTGCATGtgctgaaacaagagctgtccgagaACAAACACtcaactattcaaaagccttgtcacaaAAAGTTCACTGAATTAATACAATGGAATAAACTTTCAATCCTATGATGCTAAATGAGATACAGaaatttctaagtctaaaaagctGCATAACTTTTTTGATAAAAGTGAAACAAAGTTATGGGACTGTTTTCTAtttcagatcatcacagtgaacaagtttatgaattttcaatccattctaacagttactgagataccagcttataaaTAAACAcctaaaaatgttgttgaaaaatgtGGCATAACTTTATTGTTAGGCAAACAGAGTTACAGAATCAGTACAGCACAAGTCATATCATCATAGTTAACGTGTAtaaagtttcagtccattcccacaagtggttacagCCTactacaaaaacttaaccaaatacgACGCAAACACAAAGGGAAGAGTGCAATACCTCTAACTGCTCActaaatagtcaagctaaaaataatatTCTTTATAGATGTTCAATTCTTACATaatcattttaaataactttGAACTTGCTCTCCCTTTGGACACAATATATTTAGGTGATAATTCATACAGCTAGCTGCCCaatgataaaaaaagtaaaaagtacaTATATATCAAAGACCTTTTATCAAAATCTATATAATGTACAAATCCTGACTCTGTAAAGTTTCTGTATAAAGAGTTAAGAATGTGTTCCTACCTGTTTAAAAGGAATATTAACTGCTAtcctacattttttttaaattttacaagagAGAAAGGAAAGACAAATTTATCAGAGGTCAAAAAGatttcataatataaaatattgttgGTTAAAAAGTGCATTTTATGATGTGCTGATATACACTGCTTCTGTTTAACTGTCAAACATAACAAGTTCAGGAAACAAAAAAATTACTGCTGGTTTATAATAAAATGATCAGTTTAGGAATTGATAAGTCATTAGTGACAAGATACATCACTGGTAAATGAAGTCTATGCTAGCTAGATATACACTATTGGCAGTTTCCTGAAAACGCCCATATAACTCATTTTACTAAAGTCTTCGTAAAAACCAAAACTGAAACAAATTTGTGTCTCCCGAGTTAATCAGTATCACATTTCAAAGTTACAGTTACCATCACACAGTGTAAATGCGCTACCAAATGATAAACCAGGTATATACAATGCCCATGGACATGATGTTGTTTCTTATCCCACATGCATATCACATTTTGATGTCAAAAGTTCAAATTCATCATTCAAAGTGACAACAAGTTATCACTCTCTGTGTACAAGTCTATATATTATGTTGGAACAAATACCTAAATAATTCTAGAAATTTTCAGCAAGCATGAAAAATCGGAATGAGACAACTGGTTCTTTATAGTTTGGCTAAGATTGTCCTTTGAGAAGGAACTTgcatattttataatttcaaaatttttcaagtaCAATGAAAACTATTTTTCGAGCACTATTGTAAAAGCCCAGAAAAGAAGTTTTGTGTgtctgaaataaaaagttaatttgTTTAAACCAGAAGCTTTAAAGCATGCAGCCAGTACCTTATATTGTAGTGACAAATAATCTTGGGTTAAAAAATTTCATCATTCAGTTTTGCAAAAATACACATTGTCCTCTGTTGACAGTAAGCAAGGAGTTAGAAAACATGACTTTCAAAACACAATGCTctcatcaaaatgatataaaaaatttCTCTGTATTACAAAATATGCATGAGGTAGATGATCTTTCATGTAATAATTTGATGCTGTATTGCTTACTCAAGACATATTGTTCTCCATGTATGCAGTAACTCACTGTTATCAAAACACAAAAAGCCACATTTGTTCTTGCAAGTTCAAATATTGACACATAGGAACATGAGCATTCTCAGGGATATTACAGTACCATACATGCAGTGTGAGCTGCTGTCAGGGTTATTACAGTACCATTCCTGCAGTGTGACTGGCAAATAGTCAACAATTAGCAGATAACATTCAGGCAGTTTAAAAGCGAATATGAAGTACAATGACTCTGACAAGTACTTCAAGACTGACTGTTCAAGTCCTTTTCTTCTTTTCAGCAAACACTGGTCAGAGGCAATGCACATAAGCTACAACAACTTTATGTATTTATACAGTTGTGACACATTACATATATGGCTATTAAtgcatgtaaaacagaaatattcaaaTGACTTTTTATAGCTGTGTCGCTGTTTATAGCGGAGTAACAGCAACCTGTGGCTATTTATAGCTGAGTAACAGCAACCTGTTCTATTTATAGCTGTGTAACAGCAACCTGTGGCTATTTATAGCTTTGTAACAGCAACCTGTTTCTATTTATAGCTGAGTAACAGCAACCTGTGGCTATTTATAGCCTGTATCTATTTATAGCTTAAGTCGCACCTCTTGCTTCTGCAATGTAAAATGAACTGCTCCATCCTCTGTTTTTTGCATATATCAAATGAACAACATCAGACAGTTAAAGTCACAGCAAAAAAACTCTTTACATAAATTTTGTAATGTTCTGTCTGGAATGTACTTTATCCTCGCATCATTTACCCCCCTCTTATAAAAACACTCAACAATTATCAATGGATTTCAACGAATATAAAAGTCAATAACCAAAACAAGGTACCACACTTGgttactataaaaagtaaaaacacagaattatatcaataaacattttttaattcaaatagtaacaaactagaaatgtgtccatcaGAGAAGAATGCTCCTATTTTATGATGTAAAGACACAGAAGTTTATTTCTTGCATATAGTGTATTATGCTGGTTATGATTACAAATTATTTCTAGAACTCACCATGCAAGACAAAGTTATGCCTTATGTATGAACTGATGTGTTTAGTCCTGCtctttgaccttcacctttgtaCTTTAAACACAGTTCTTGTGCCAAACACATCACTGTGTTATGGTGACCATTTGTACCAACTTGTTTTTATCTCCCACCATGCACTACAAAATTCTCGACTAGACAGGAACAACTGTAATCAGTATAGTTTATAAAGAAAAATGCACCATATTAAGTAGACaatcatgaccttgacctttgaaatggcgtCATATCTCTTGCATGAAACACATTGTCTTGTTATGTACTTATGTCTTGTACTTCGAGTTCATGGCATGGTCTTTCACGTGGCACATCACTTTGTTGTGGCGGTCATTTGTCTTTTTCCAATCTTACCATGCATGACAAAATAATTGGCTGGACACAATCCAGCACACAAACATACtgagttacttgtggagaacaggttagtactggtacagaatctacgAGGACTGTTGATGTTACTGTTACatgactgcaatactgttgaaaacttgttaaacccaaaacaaacaaacaaacatacagtGGTAACACTATACTGCCCTTGCCATtacttaaaatgcattcagcTATCTAACAAATGTATTCaaataaaactacttttttctgGAAGCTGATAAAAAATACCTC carries:
- the LOC123531390 gene encoding uncharacterized protein LOC123531390, giving the protein MASPAFEQFIQESLINSGVVSGALLLSRHGHVLYKYGDLLHISKADHSQFLPLFDAVSELNPDSVHHQDLCVTSNLGHETTYKVYQKTFNSMYATCSKGSGGLTVCNLPYGILVCTYSGHTRAGDAVKAIEKFCDIMRR